Genomic DNA from Trichoderma asperellum chromosome 5, complete sequence:
CCGATATCTGTCGCGAAGATCCCATTTTCAGATTGGGTGGCGATTCTCTTCACGTAATGCGGTTGTCGACGACTGCCCACGATGAAGGACTTTTTCTGTCGACTAGAGATATCTTTCAGACTCCACAGCTGGCTTTTCTTGCTCAATTGATGATACCTTTGAGACCTGGCATAACTGAGAAGGACGTGTACAAGCCATTTTGTCTTCTACTCAATTCAATCGATGTTCCATCAATCACGCGCTATGTTGAATCGGTCTTGAGCATAGATATTAGTGATACAAATGATCTCCTTTCCAGCGACGGGTTTGATACATGCACACACTGGCACAAGGGAGACCCGCTATTGGTCAACTGTTCGTTTTCTAAATATGTCCTTCTATCCGACTCTCGGTTTTAAGACAGGTCCTGATGGCACCCTGGAACAGATTACAATAGGTTAGAATGAACTCGTTGCAACCCCTTTATGGACGACAATACTTGCTTTTCCAGGTGACGATGTGATTCGACTTTGGGTGCTAGCAGATCCGAAAGAGATAGGTAATGAAGGCGCTGATTTAATTCTTGAAAAGCTTAAGCAAAACATAGATGAGATCTAAAAATCTTCACAATAATGCTGAGTATCTTTAGCTAcaaatattaaagctttaatgcaaataaaattttactatCATATGTTATACAGTAAATCGATATTGATCTCCTCTATCGAGATAGACAACTTGGTCTTGTAACCCGGCCTGCTCGATCTCTTTCATAAATTCCGTCAGTGGTGAGAGAAAAACATCATAGTCGTCATAATGTATAGGAATTGTGATATCTGGGTTGATGAGACGAATCAACTGGAGCCCTTGCTTGGCATCCATAGTCACCATTACCAACGGAGCGAGGGCACCTGGAATGGTTGTGCCTCCAAGATGAATTAACATAAGATCAATTTGCTTCCCTTCAAGCCACTTTGGAATCTCCTTCAACTCGTCGACAAATAGTGTGTCGcctgatatatatatgcggTAGCTTGTTCTAAATTCTGACGCTGGATTGCCATGGTGGCTGATGTCTCTCATACCAGTTGCCCAGCCCAGCTCAAGTAGCCATCCATTTGTGGGCGGTACCGCATTCAACAGGTCGTTCAATTTTGAGATAGGACCTGGAGGGACATGTTTTCCTGGCATTCCAGTCACTTTTATCGCAGGTGTTGCTGATTCGTCATGTCCAGTCTCGCTGCTATTCCGGCATTCCAAAAGCATGCTCTCAAAGAAGTCGAGGGCGTAGACAGACTTGAAAGGCTCTGATCTAGACGAGGAAGTCAGACATCTTTTCGCATGCGGAGTCGTAACGATAGGGAAGTCCCGATTCAGCGAATCTTCGACTATCCGATCAAAATGATCTTCATGGTAGTGTGACAGCAAGATACAATCCAATTCAGGTAGCTTGTCAAGTTCAATAGCTGGGTTTGTCCTCCTCTGTGAAGTCACTCCGGGTCCAAGATGGACATGGTCTCCTGCGTGCAAAAAGTTTGGATCAGTCAAGACGCGGATACCACGCCATTCAAGAATTGTGGTAGCAGTTCCGATAAAGAATACACCAGCATCCTCTTTGCCAGTTGAACTGGTAGGATGTGTGCGGATATCCTTGATAGGTAGCCCGGTTGACGGATCTCCAATTCCACTTTGATCTCTAAGTAACGAGACTCTAGACAATTGGTCAAGAACTAGATGGCGTGTTTGACCCCTTTTTGACATTCTGGCAATCGAGATAAAAGATTGAAAGGTCGTATCTAAACGAAAATAATTCTACAGAACATGCATGTTTGTATGCGGATTGCGAGTCATGGGGAATTTGAGTATTCTACTACCTGACATACACATGACGCCATATATATGTAATACAGTATAGTTGTATAAGAAGGCATATTAATTTTTCGGCCGCATTGATGAGATTCGTGAGAATGGTGAAACGACGTCAAATAGATATAGGTTGGATCAGTCTCAAAGCGCATGATAAATTACAGAACTTGGGCTTATTAGACACTATTCTAAACGAGAATCGTGTGGATGGTAATAGATAGGACCTTCAAAGTGAAGACCACAGAATAATCTACTCTACAGAATAAACAATCACTCGTACTAGAGAAACTGAGTGAGAACGGGAAGACTTATAGAAAGACAAATGCAGTAGAACCACTGAAATGCATTTCTCGTAGACAATTCAAGCAGGAAGACGCTGAATACCTAAAATCAGACaataaaaggctattttgcGGAGCTTTGCTAATAATGCGGTCAGGTATATCATGCATGACGCAAGATTGAGCTTCTGTGTAGCTATTTTTAGGGATTGATTACACGGCACCCcaaaagagggggggggtgacttttttactatagaaaCACTTACAATCCTATAGTTAGCCAATTTACTGTTTATACTGTAAAACTAAGTACTTATTTAATcactactatattatagcgCTTATactgctatattatagcacCTATATCgctttattatactacttATACTGtattactatatactatTCATACTACTACATTAGTGATTAGTGGCTAGTTAGTCACATATAAATAAGTCCAGCGACCTCTGTGTAGTGTAGAAATACAGTATATAGGCGTCCCTTGTCACAAAATAGGGTTGCCGTGTAATCAATTCCTATTTTTACTCACGGATCTTGAATTAGTAGCTCAAACGGCGGGGGTGGGTATTGAGGCGTATGAACGGGCTAGCACAGATCGAAAATCAGATGAGTGCATATATCACTGACCTATGCCTACCACTTCCCTTGCTAATTTCTTATCTTtatcataaaaaaaattaaataaataaaaataacataaaaataaaaggatcGCACTCAGGTTGCGTACTTTATGAATTAAACCCGGTAC
This window encodes:
- a CDS encoding uncharacterized protein (EggNog:ENOG41~antiSMASH:Cluster_5.1), which codes for MSKRGQTRHLVLDQLSRVSLLRDQSGIGDPSTGLPIKDIRTHPTSSTGKEDAGVFFIGTATTILEWRGIRVLTDPNFLHAGDHVHLGPGVTSQRRTNPAIELDKLPELDCILLSHYHEDHFDRIVEDSLNRDFPIVTTPHAKRCLTSSSRSEPFKSVYALDFFESMLLECRNSSETGHDESATPAIKVTGMPGKHVPPGPISKLNDLLNAVPPTNGWLLELGWATGMRDISHHGNPASEFRTSYRIYISGDTLFVDELKEIPKWLEGKQIDLMLIHLGGTTIPGALAPLVMVTMDAKQGLQLIRLINPDITIPIHYDDYDVFLSPLTEFMKEIEQAGLQDQVVYLDRGDQYRFTV
- a CDS encoding putative secondary metabolism biosynthetic enzyme (EggNog:ENOG41~antiSMASH:Cluster_5.1): MIGASDICREDPIFRLGGDSLHVMRLSTTAHDEGLFLSTRDIFQTPQLAFLAQLMIPLRPGITEKDVYKPFCLLLNSIDVPSITRYVESVLSIDISDTNDLLSSDGFDTCTHWHKGDPLLVNCSFSKYVLLSDSRF